The genomic interval CGCGATCTATACCCCGTTGTTCGGGGCGATTCCACGCGTGTTCCGCAACGACTCGATGGGCGGCCTTCGCGGGGGCACGCGCAATCCCTACGGCATCGTGATTGCCTGCGGAACCGGCTGCGTGTGCGCCGGCGTGAACCGGGCCGGAAGACACACGCGTGTCGGCGGGCTCGGCGAGGAGTTTGGCGATTGGGTTTCCGGCAGCAGTATCGGCCTGCGCGGAATCCAGGCGGTCTGGCAGGCCCGCGACCGCATCATTCCACCGACGCTGCTGACACGGTTGTTCGTCGAAAAGGGCGGCTGTCGCGACGTGGACGAACTGTTTTACAAACTGTACCGCCGCGAAATGGCGCCATCGGCCTTGCAGCCGATGGCCAAACTGGTGTTCGACGCGGCGTACGAAGGCGATGCCGCGGCGTGCGAGATTCTTGAATGGGGCGGACGGTATCTTGCTAAAATGGTGTGCGCCGTGGCCGTGGCGCTTGAAATGCAGCGCGACGAATTCGAGGTGGTCATGGCGGGCAGCGTGTTCAAGGGATCGAGCCCGGTGCTGGCCGACACGATGCGAATGGACATTCACCGCGTATGTCCGTTGGCGCGCACGGTGATGCCGGTGTTCGAACCTGTCGTGGGCGCGTTGCTCATGGGAATGGAACTGGATATCGTTGTTACGGATGCTATCTATGAAACGCTTTCGCGCGAGTTGCGCGAGGCTGAAAAACGATATGAAGTCAGATTTCAAGCGGAGTGAGCCATGAGACCCATTGCTGTAATTGCTGTGATTGCCATGGCCGGTGTGGCCGGCGGCGTCGTCGGATACGGCGTCTACAAGTTTTCAGCCAAACCACAAGTGGTGGTGTCGCCCGCAGCCCCAACGACGGGCAAGGAAGATCAGTTTCTCCAGGAAGCGCGCAAATTGGCCGATGCGACACCGCCTGTCCAGGAGGCGCCGGGCGCCTTGCCGCCGGTCAACGGCGATCCGACCGAAGTGCCAATCATCGCGACGGATCCCGAAGAGACGCTGGATTTCGGGGTTATCGAGACGCAAGGGATCGCCGTGCGCGAACTCAAGGTGTTGAACAAAGGGAAGGCCGGTTTGATCATTTCGCAAGTAAACACCTCATGCGGTTGCACGAAAGCCCATATTGACGAGGACAAGAAAAATATACCGCCGGGCGGCAGTTCGGTCATTACGGTTCGCGTGGACCCGAAGCAGATCTCCGGATCGGTTTCACACAAGACGCTGACCATCCTGTCCAACGATCCGGCGCGCAACCGCCTGACGGTCAATGTTATCGCCAAGATCAATCCGGAATATGTGTTGGATCCCGAAAAAGTTGAATTCGGCGAGATCGAAAAAGGGGTCATGGCCGAAAAAACCGTGATCCTTCGGCAGACCGGCGAGGAGACCATCGAACTGCTCGATATTCGTCCGCCCCTGCAACTGGCCGGACTCGAAGCGTCGTTCGTGAAGCGGCCCGAAGCGGAATGGGCCACGCCAAACCGTCCCGAATACGCGATCACGGTCCGCATGACGCCGGACGCGCCGGCCGGTCCGTTCATGGGCAATCTGAGCATTCAGACAACCTGCAAACGGATGCCCATCATGCAAATGCAAATCCGGGCGGACGTCAAGGCTTTCTATGAAGTGATGCCGCCGGGGATGCGGCAACTTCTTGTGAGCGCCGGCCCCAAACTCGGCCAAAACGTCGCGCCCTCGCCGGCCCGGGTAACCGTGAAATCGGATCGGCCGATCGAAATAGTTGATCTCAAGACTTCGACCGAGACATTGTCCGCGACATCCGCCCCGGGCGATGCCCCGAATAGTTTTGTCATCGAAGTCACGGCATCTCCCGACGCCAAGCCGGCCCGGCTGGCGGAAACGCTCACCTTTGGCGTCAAGTCGGGCGACCAAGTCTTTTATGAAAAATACAACGTGCGGGTTCTTGCGGGCCGCCCCCCGGTTCCGCCGCCCGGAACGGGCAACACACCCTCCGCGGGCATTCCCGGCGCTCCCGGCATTCCCGCGGTTCCGCAACCGCCTCAACCGCCGCCCACAGCCGCGCCGCCGCCTGCAAATCCAGGAAAGTAAGGAAGCATGGCCCGGGAAGACATGATGAGCAAACGGGACTCGCGCACAGGGAGATGACATGCGGGTAGTGGGTAGCGTGTGTTTTTGTGTCGTTGTTACGTGGAATCGGTTGCGGGGACGGCAGGAGACATAATCCATGGCGTTGTTTGGCCGAAGCGACAAAGACAAGGATGCCGGCGCGAATGGAAGCCCAACGCGGCCCGTCATGGGGCGCGAGGGGTATTGCCGGATTTGCCAAAAACGCATGATGTTCAGCCGGTGCTGGCAACGCCCGCGTCCCTTGTCCAAGTGCGAAGCCTGTGGCGTGGTGTTCGACAACCCGGCGGTTCTTTACGGGAAAACGATACCGGCCTGCCCGCGTT from Candidatus Hydrogenedentota bacterium carries:
- a CDS encoding BadF/BadG/BcrA/BcrD ATPase family protein → MANAKTKRYYLGIDAGGTKTFCLVGDDEGHILGFGRAGAGNYECFGVEPAAVENRKAVEGALKAAGLALKDISGIGMGIAGADLPEDYDMLERAIYTPLFGAIPRVFRNDSMGGLRGGTRNPYGIVIACGTGCVCAGVNRAGRHTRVGGLGEEFGDWVSGSSIGLRGIQAVWQARDRIIPPTLLTRLFVEKGGCRDVDELFYKLYRREMAPSALQPMAKLVFDAAYEGDAAACEILEWGGRYLAKMVCAVAVALEMQRDEFEVVMAGSVFKGSSPVLADTMRMDIHRVCPLARTVMPVFEPVVGALLMGMELDIVVTDAIYETLSRELREAEKRYEVRFQAE
- a CDS encoding DUF1573 domain-containing protein, which translates into the protein MRPIAVIAVIAMAGVAGGVVGYGVYKFSAKPQVVVSPAAPTTGKEDQFLQEARKLADATPPVQEAPGALPPVNGDPTEVPIIATDPEETLDFGVIETQGIAVRELKVLNKGKAGLIISQVNTSCGCTKAHIDEDKKNIPPGGSSVITVRVDPKQISGSVSHKTLTILSNDPARNRLTVNVIAKINPEYVLDPEKVEFGEIEKGVMAEKTVILRQTGEETIELLDIRPPLQLAGLEASFVKRPEAEWATPNRPEYAITVRMTPDAPAGPFMGNLSIQTTCKRMPIMQMQIRADVKAFYEVMPPGMRQLLVSAGPKLGQNVAPSPARVTVKSDRPIEIVDLKTSTETLSATSAPGDAPNSFVIEVTASPDAKPARLAETLTFGVKSGDQVFYEKYNVRVLAGRPPVPPPGTGNTPSAGIPGAPGIPAVPQPPQPPPTAAPPPANPGK